The following is a genomic window from Clostridia bacterium.
AGACATGGATACTGGTACTGCCTATAAGTGTCAAACAGGTGTTACCTTGATACAGGGTTTAGTGACTATAGTGATCGTTTCAATACTGACGATGATTTTTGTTTAGATACAACACAGACACAAGGGGACGGTTCTTCTGTGTTGTAATAACTAACAACACAAAAGGATCGTCCCCTTGTGTTAAAACTGGTACATGAGGAGGGTGGACAATTGAAAAAGATAGTGATAGCATCTGATTCGTTCAAAGGGACAATGTCTTCTGTAGAGGTTTGTAAAATTATTCAAAAGGGCATCCATAACATACGTCCGGATATTAAAACTATAATAGTTCCGATAGCTGACGGAGGGGAAGGGACGGTTGAAGCATATTTAGCTGCTATTGGAGGTACCAGAATAGATTTAAAGGTAAAAGATCCCTTGTTTAGAGAGATAGACTCTTTTTATGCTATTTTGCCTGACAAAAAAACTGCTGTTATTGAGATGGCTGCAGCTTCAGGGCTTCCCTTGGTAGAAGAGGAGAAAAACCCTTGTAAGACAACTACGTATGGGACAGGACAGCTTGTGTTAGACGCCCTTAACCGAGGGTGTACAAAAATTATCTTGGGGATAGGGGGAAGCGCTACAAATGACGGAGGCATTGGATTTGCAGCAGCCCTTGGGGTAAAATTCTTGGACGAGGATAATAATCCCGTACCATTAAATGGTGAGGGACTCGCACAATTACAACACATAGATATATCACAACGAGATAAAAGATTGGATAGTTGTGAGATCATAGTGGCCTGTGATGTTGATAATCCCCTATATGGTGAAAATGGTGCTGCCTATATTTTCGCCCCTCAAAAGGGAGCGGATGGAGATATGGTTAAATATTTGGATGATAACTTAAAACATTATGCAGGAATTATTCATAAGGAACTGGGAATTAGAGTGCATAAGATACCGGGCGGTGGCGCTGCCGGGGGTCTCGGAGCTGGACTTATGGCCTTTGCTTCTGCAAAACTACAGTCGGGAATCAAGACAATTTTAGATACGGTGAATTTTGATGAAATTATTTGTGAGGCTGATTTGATTATAACCGGAGAAGGCAAAATAGATGGACAGAGTTTAAGAGGCAAGGTACCCATAGGGATCGGTGAAAGAGCACTTGCCAGCAATATACCTGCAGTGGCTATTGTAGGAGATATAGGAGACGATATTGAAATGGTGTATAAAAAGGGTATCAATGCTGTGTTCAGTATAAATAGGTTGGCAATCCCCTTTGAAAAAGCCAGACTGCGCTCCAAAATCGATCTACTAAAAACGGTGGAAACATTGATGCGATTTTCACTTGTTTTCTAATTAATTTCTTTGCCTATTTCTTTTAGCATATTGACATAACAAATAAAAATGCACCTGTTGGACAATATTTCTTGAACTCGATTTTTGTATGTGTTATAATCTAATAGTTAATAAGCTAATATATGTGATTTGATATAGATAAATACGAAAGAGGTGATATCAGTGAAAGAAGCAATACATCCAAAATACTATGAGGATGCCGAGGTAAGGTGTGCTTGTGGCAATACATTTAAGACAGGTTCAACCAATAAAGAATTGAAAGTAGAGATTTGCTCTAAATGTCACCCGTTCTTTACAGGCAAGCAAAAATTCGTTGATTCAGGCGGACGTGTTGATAAATTCAAGAAAAAGTATGGACTTACTGACGAAGATATTAAATAATGATAAAGACTGGAGTTTAAATGAAATGCTTCAGTCTTTATTTTTTTGTATACTGAAATTGAGTTTACAGTTTGTTTTGTATACCTTATAATTATTTATATAATTGCCCTGGTATAAATAAATAGTTATGAAAGAGGGAATATTATGAAGAAGACTACAACGGGGGGTCAGGCGGTTATAGAAGGAGTTATGATGAAAAACTCCAAAAGGATGGCTATAGCAGTACGCAGACCGGATGATCAAATAGAAATTATGCGGGAGAATATAGTGCCTATATCAAAGAGATATAAAATTTTTAGCATTCCTATTTTTAGGGGTATGGCTGCCTTTGTAGAGGCTCTTACTACCGGCATAAAATCTCTAACTGCCTCTGCAGAGATGTATGGAGAAGAAATAGAGCAAGAACAGCCTTCTAAATTTGAGAAGTTTTTAGCTGAAAAAACCGGGAAAGATATTGATGATATAGTTATGGTCGTTTCTGTAGTTATAGCTTTATTTTTATCAGTTTTTCTATTCATAATAATACCTACATTTGCTGCAAACTTTTTAAAGGATAAGGTAGGTAGCGAGGTATTATTAAATTTAGTTGAAGGTGTTTTGAGAATTGCTATATTCTTGATATATGTATTCTCTATATCTAGGCTCAAGGATATACAGAGGGTATTTGAATACCATGGGGCAGAGCATAAAGTGATACATTGTTATGAGCACGAAAAAGAGCTTACAGTGGAAAATGCGAGGCAGTTCACCACTTTGCACCCAAGGTGTGGGACAAACTTTCTTTTAATAGTTATGGTGATCAGTATTCTGTTATTTTCTCTATTAGGGTGGAAAGATATATTCTACAGGATAATCACCAGAATATTGTTGATGCCCATAGTAGCAGGATTATCCTATGAAGTGATAAGATGGGCAGGAAAGTCGGATTCCAAATTCGTAAAAGCATTGGTCTATCCCGGACTCATGTTGCAGAAGCTTACCACCAGAGAGCCTGATGATAAACAATTGGAAGTAGCCATAGAAGCGTTCAACAACGTAGAGTTTGTAGGAACTGGAGAGGAGTTGCCTTCCAGTGAAAAGTAGTACAATAATGGCTGTGCTGAGAAACGCTGAGAAAAAGCTTGCTGAAAATGGAGTACAAAACCCTAGGTTGGATGCTCAAATCATGTTGTCAAGGGTATTGGATAAACAAACGATATATCTTTATATAAACAGGGATAAAGTCCTCAGTGATGAGGAGTTATCCCTTTATAATTGTATGTTAACCCGCAGGATTAGGGGAGAACCTGTCCAATATATAATAGGCCAACGAGAGTTTATGTCTCTGGACTTTGAAGTAAAATCCGGTGTGTTAATACCTAGGCCTGATACAGAGATATTGGTTGAAGAAATAATCCGGTTGTCAAAAAAAATTTTGCAAACAAAACCCAATATAACAATTGCAGACATAGGTACCGGAAGCGGTGCTATTGCTGTAAGCCTTGCAAAATATATCTATAATGCAAAAATTTATGCTACTGATATCAGCGAAAAGGCTTTGGAGGTTGCAAAAAGCAACGCAAGAAAGCATGGGGTGGATACTAGCATAGATTTTATCAAAACAAGCCTTTTGTCCGGATTGGAGGGTAAAGGTTTGGACATAATAGTATCT
Proteins encoded in this region:
- the prmC gene encoding peptide chain release factor N(5)-glutamine methyltransferase encodes the protein MKSSTIMAVLRNAEKKLAENGVQNPRLDAQIMLSRVLDKQTIYLYINRDKVLSDEELSLYNCMLTRRIRGEPVQYIIGQREFMSLDFEVKSGVLIPRPDTEILVEEIIRLSKKILQTKPNITIADIGTGSGAIAVSLAKYIYNAKIYATDISEKALEVAKSNARKHGVDTSIDFIKTSLLSGLEGKGLDIIVSNPPYIPSAQIAKLQREVKDFEPVEALDGGRDGLDFYRLITEKAPRCLGDRGILVFEVGYGQSRDVENIILNTGYFKDIRILKDLASIDRVVISTVG
- a CDS encoding DUF1385 domain-containing protein, with the protein product MKKTTTGGQAVIEGVMMKNSKRMAIAVRRPDDQIEIMRENIVPISKRYKIFSIPIFRGMAAFVEALTTGIKSLTASAEMYGEEIEQEQPSKFEKFLAEKTGKDIDDIVMVVSVVIALFLSVFLFIIIPTFAANFLKDKVGSEVLLNLVEGVLRIAIFLIYVFSISRLKDIQRVFEYHGAEHKVIHCYEHEKELTVENARQFTTLHPRCGTNFLLIVMVISILLFSLLGWKDIFYRIITRILLMPIVAGLSYEVIRWAGKSDSKFVKALVYPGLMLQKLTTREPDDKQLEVAIEAFNNVEFVGTGEELPSSEK
- a CDS encoding glycerate kinase, which produces MKKIVIASDSFKGTMSSVEVCKIIQKGIHNIRPDIKTIIVPIADGGEGTVEAYLAAIGGTRIDLKVKDPLFREIDSFYAILPDKKTAVIEMAAASGLPLVEEEKNPCKTTTYGTGQLVLDALNRGCTKIILGIGGSATNDGGIGFAAALGVKFLDEDNNPVPLNGEGLAQLQHIDISQRDKRLDSCEIIVACDVDNPLYGENGAAYIFAPQKGADGDMVKYLDDNLKHYAGIIHKELGIRVHKIPGGGAAGGLGAGLMAFASAKLQSGIKTILDTVNFDEIICEADLIITGEGKIDGQSLRGKVPIGIGERALASNIPAVAIVGDIGDDIEMVYKKGINAVFSINRLAIPFEKARLRSKIDLLKTVETLMRFSLVF
- the rpmE gene encoding 50S ribosomal protein L31; this translates as MKEAIHPKYYEDAEVRCACGNTFKTGSTNKELKVEICSKCHPFFTGKQKFVDSGGRVDKFKKKYGLTDEDIK